From the genome of Limisalsivibrio acetivorans, one region includes:
- a CDS encoding histidine kinase dimerization/phosphoacceptor domain -containing protein has product MWQTTGILFTFITALMLTFVFFYLYTQEKDRCFIYITGSWAIYAARFILKAFTPADAPYFVATLHHLFVILSGYLLVYGVYCFTGKRLGNGWLIGAIVAAAVSVSAVFGVVTPLTAVSAAFFYIGIATIASGLAFLTLRSKLGSGIHILSAAMVLWGLHKFDYPFLVNNHDFAPWGFFIGSIMSLITGLGIILVYFGKNRRELIQLNTLLTEHLNEKDSLVNEIKHRVYNNLQIIDSLLYMYPDEFSKEGKLFVETISRRIKIMGTIHQLSVPSIQEESKVPFVRFIRNTIDVMETNLCSGNDCIKLFAGMDEENVNVSKALEMALLLHELVSSSHINYEPDTLDIIISVSRLGKNVTIEYTCNASPRKEGLQDGNAAVSECLIAAFADNLDTDYIYEHSEKGTVFRINVSDELTG; this is encoded by the coding sequence ATGTGGCAAACGACAGGTATACTTTTCACTTTTATCACAGCACTGATGCTCACCTTTGTGTTCTTCTATCTATACACCCAGGAAAAAGACCGCTGCTTCATATACATAACAGGCTCATGGGCCATATATGCTGCAAGGTTCATCCTCAAGGCCTTCACCCCCGCCGATGCACCCTACTTTGTTGCAACCTTACACCATCTCTTTGTAATCCTTAGCGGCTACCTCCTTGTCTACGGTGTTTACTGCTTCACAGGCAAGAGACTAGGAAACGGCTGGTTAATCGGAGCTATAGTTGCCGCCGCTGTCTCCGTATCAGCAGTATTCGGCGTTGTGACTCCGCTCACAGCAGTCAGTGCGGCCTTCTTTTATATTGGAATAGCTACCATAGCCTCCGGCCTTGCATTCCTCACCCTGAGAAGCAAGCTGGGCTCTGGAATTCATATCCTGTCCGCCGCTATGGTACTATGGGGACTGCACAAGTTTGATTACCCCTTTCTGGTAAACAACCATGACTTTGCACCGTGGGGCTTCTTCATCGGCTCCATAATGTCGCTCATTACCGGGCTTGGTATTATACTGGTGTATTTCGGGAAAAACAGGCGAGAACTCATACAGCTGAACACCCTTCTAACGGAGCACCTCAACGAAAAGGATTCCCTTGTAAATGAAATAAAGCATAGGGTTTACAATAACCTGCAGATAATCGACAGTCTGCTTTATATGTATCCGGATGAGTTCTCAAAAGAGGGCAAACTCTTTGTGGAAACCATCTCACGCAGGATCAAGATCATGGGAACAATCCATCAGCTCTCCGTCCCCTCGATTCAGGAGGAGAGTAAGGTACCCTTCGTTCGTTTCATACGCAACACCATCGATGTCATGGAAACAAACCTATGCTCCGGCAATGACTGCATCAAGCTTTTCGCAGGTATGGACGAGGAGAATGTAAACGTATCCAAGGCCCTTGAGATGGCACTCCTACTCCATGAGCTAGTATCATCATCACACATAAACTATGAACCGGACACCCTTGACATCATCATATCTGTTTCACGCCTCGGAAAAAATGTTACAATCGAATATACTTGCAATGCCAGCCCGAGGAAGGAAGGTCTCCAGGATGGTAACGCCGCAGTATCCGAATGCCTGATTGCAGCCTTTGCAGACAACCTGGATACAGATTATATATATGAACACTCGGAAAAAGGAACAGTCTTTAGAATAAACGTTTCCGATGAATTGACGGGTTAA
- a CDS encoding response regulator, with protein sequence MTKRRIDAEALERVKILFCDDETLILLGVARILGRICGEIKTASKGEEALSFFLSDKPDLLITDLVMPGMDGWTLVERIREHDTSTPIITLSAHDEDVRKAEGSDLHIRKPVTKEELTEAIRAFMHP encoded by the coding sequence ATGACAAAGAGAAGAATAGACGCCGAAGCCCTTGAAAGGGTAAAAATCCTGTTTTGCGATGATGAAACACTCATACTTTTGGGTGTTGCCAGAATACTGGGGAGAATCTGCGGGGAGATAAAAACAGCCTCCAAGGGAGAGGAGGCTCTATCCTTCTTCCTCTCGGATAAGCCTGATCTTCTCATAACCGATCTGGTTATGCCCGGTATGGATGGCTGGACACTTGTGGAACGCATTAGGGAGCATGACACCAGCACCCCCATAATAACCCTCTCAGCCCATGACGAGGATGTTCGAAAGGCGGAAGGGAGTGATCTGCACATCAGGAAACCGGTAACCAAAGAGGAGCTTACAGAGGCTATCAGAGCATTCATGCATCCATAG